A stretch of Peteryoungia algae DNA encodes these proteins:
- a CDS encoding cob(I)yrinic acid a,c-diamide adenosyltransferase, whose translation MVKLNKIYTRTGDDGTTALVTGPRRLKHDLRVDAYGTIDETNSAIGIARLHTADMPELDTMLMRIQNDLFDLGADLAAPETGEVLSYEPLRVIEAQVDRIEKEIDQLNADLDPLKSFILPGGTPAAAYLHLARTTSRRAERIMVELSRFEGEDVGEPALKYVNRLSDFLFVAARHANDGGKADILWVPGKNR comes from the coding sequence ATGGTCAAGCTCAACAAGATCTACACGCGCACCGGCGATGACGGCACCACGGCGCTGGTCACCGGCCCGCGCCGCCTGAAACACGACCTGCGCGTCGACGCCTATGGCACGATCGACGAGACCAATTCGGCGATCGGCATTGCCCGGCTCCATACGGCTGACATGCCCGAGCTCGACACCATGCTGATGCGCATCCAGAACGATCTCTTCGACCTCGGCGCCGATCTGGCCGCCCCGGAAACCGGCGAAGTGCTCTCCTACGAGCCGCTCCGCGTCATCGAGGCCCAGGTCGACCGGATCGAAAAGGAAATCGACCAGCTGAACGCCGACCTCGACCCGCTCAAATCCTTCATCCTGCCCGGTGGTACGCCCGCCGCCGCCTATCTGCACCTCGCCCGCACCACCTCGCGTAGGGCGGAGCGCATCATGGTCGAACTGTCGCGCTTCGAGGGCGAGGATGTTGGCGAGCCGGCGCTGAAATATGTGAACCGGCTGTCGGACTTTCTATTCGTCGCGGCACGCCATGCGAATGATGGCGGCAAGGCGGATATTCTCTGGGTGCCGGGGAAGAACAGGTAA
- a CDS encoding twin transmembrane helix small protein gives MSTFTYVLAIIVMGLVALVLVRGLFNMLKGGDGNTSNKLMQARIVLQAIALALIMLTLWLTGGGR, from the coding sequence ATGTCCACATTCACCTATGTCCTCGCCATCATCGTCATGGGGCTCGTCGCTCTCGTTCTCGTCCGGGGGCTCTTCAACATGCTGAAGGGCGGAGACGGCAACACGTCGAACAAGCTCATGCAGGCACGCATCGTTCTGCAGGCGATCGCGCTTGCGCTGATCATGCTGACGCTCTGGCTGACCGGCGGCGGACGGTAA